A segment of the Desulfovibrio intestinalis genome:
CACGTTGTTCAAGCCCAGTGCCATTGTCGCTTTGGCTTACCCCTTAAAGGGGTCCTGATATTCGCGTGACGTCAGCTTGTCTTGCATGATGTCATGCTTCTCCTGCTGCTGGATATATTTTTTGATCGTTACTTCATTGAGTCCGACGGTGCTGCCATAATACCCTTCGGCCCAAAACTTTCTGTTGCCAAACTTATATTTAAGGTTTGCGTGTTTATCAAAAATCATTAGTGAACTCTTGCCCTTCAAGTAACCCATAAAACTCGACACGCTGATCTTTGGCGGAATACTCACCAGCATGTGTATATGGTCTGGCATCAAATGCCCTTCTAAAATCTCTACACCTTTGTACTTACAGAGACTTTGCAAGATTTCTTTTATACTATCGCGTAGCTGCGCGAATATTATTTTTCTTCGATACTTAGGTGTAAACACGATATGATACTTGCACAGCCATTTTGTGTGAGCTAAACTTTGGGCCTTGGTTCCCATAACAAAAACACCCTTCTTAAAAGTTACGATGGGCTTGAACAACTTCATCGTACAGGAAGGGTGTTTTTGTGTGTATAACACTTGTTTCCACCCGCATCTCGCGGGTGGTTTTTTATTTTGGCGTAAGCGCGCAACTGAAGCAGATTAGCGTTGAGAATATATTTCTCAATTTTACGGCACCTTCGCTACAGTGCCGCTTAACTGCGCAAATTAAGATCCGCGTTGTTTCATGCTGCCTTGATGCGGAGCTTCCTGCGTCACAGCACTTTCAAACATTTGCAATAACTGAAACTGAGCGAGCCTTCCCACACTGAAAGTTGCACGCAGCAGCCAAAACTCTTTGTGAAAAGACTCCAACGGCAAATGAAGAAAGATCGCCCTTGGGCGACCTTTCTTCATTTTGAAGCCCTGACGCGCAGGGCGACCGTATGCCAAACCTACATAGCGGCCTTGTATATTCCGGCTACCGCAGCGTCAGTCATGGTGCGGGGGTTGGTAAGACCGCAGGCGTCCTTCTGAGCATTGGCCGTCATTGTGGGAATATCGGTTTCCTTAACATCCTTGCCGTACTTTTTGCCAAGAGCCTTCAGGCCTTCAGGAATACCCACGTCTGTGGACAGGGTATTGATGGCGGCAATGGCCTTCTTGGAAGCTTCGTCCGCGCTCAGGCCATCAGTGATTTCGCCAAGAATGCGGGCGATACGGCCAAAACGGCGGCGGGTAGCGATGCGGTTGTATTCACACACATGGGGCAGCAGAATGGCATTGCATTCGCCGTGGGGCAGGTCATAGAAACCACCCAGCTGATGGGCCATAGCGTGAACGTGGCCGAGGCTGGCGTTGTTGAATGCCATACCGGCCAGGTACTGGGCATAGCACATGCCTTCGCGGGCTTCCTTGTCCTGACCATTGGCCACAGCGCGACGCAGGTAGCGGTTAATAAATTCCATCGCCTTTTCGGCGCAAGCGTCGGTCATGGGTGTGGCTGCAGTGGAAACATAGGCTTCAACGGCGTGAGTAAGAGCGTCCATGCCAGTGGCCGCAGTGAGGGCCGGGGGCATACCCATCATGAGAACAGGATCGTCGATAGCTACGCCAGGAGTACAGCGCCAGTCAACAATGGCCATCTTCACCTTACGGGACGTGTCGGTGATGATGCAGAAGCGCGTCATTTCAGAAGCGGTACCTGCGGTGGTGTTTACGGCAACATAGGGCGGGAAGGGTTTGGCAGATTTGTCTACGCCTTCATAGTCATGAATTTTGCCGCCGTTACCGGCAAGAAAGCCCACACCCTTGCCGCAGTCATGCGAACTGCCGCCGCCAAGAGTAATGATGCTGTCGCATTTTTCCTTTTTGTACTTTTCAAAAGCGGCATCCACATTCTTATCAGTGGGGTTGGGCACAGTCTGGTCGAAAATGGCGTACTTCATCTTGGCGGCATCAAGAATATCGGTAATCACCTTCAGAATACCGGCTTTAACGATGCCCTGGTCAGTAACAATCAAGGGTTTGCTGCCGCCAATGTTCTTGAGGCGAAGAGGAATCTCCTTGGAACACCCCTCACCCACAAGAGTAACATTGGGGATGAAGAAAGAAGTTATCTGTCCCATGTGCATGCTCTTAAGCTCAGTACTCATATGCGACTCCTGGCGTTACGCGGATACAACACATCTAAGTTGTTTTGTATATGCACCGCAGTGATAAGGAAGCATCCTATATGGCGACAGTACAGCATAGAAAATCTCAATGCAAGCTTCCATAAGCTGAATATACAACACTTTTGAACATTTTTTGCGTTGATTAGAATGTTCATTTTTACACAACTAAATAACTTTTGTTCTTTTTTGCACAATACTGCATTGATTGATTGTTCACCCAAAAATATAAACCGTGATAACAGCCAACTACCGTTATTCTCATCACGCAGTAATTACCTAGGAACAAACAGTACAATAGATCAGATCAAGGCCGCTACATGCAGCGCTGTCTACAAGTTATCAAATAAAAAATTTCAAGGCTGCGCCGTCAGTTGCGTCACACCGCCAATTTTTCAAGCAACCGGGTACGGACTACCACCGTGGCGTGCCGGGCAGCACAGGACCCATCTGCACGCCGTATCGGATGTATCAGTATGAGCGCAACGAGGGTTTATACCCACGCGACAGGAAAGAGGAGTTCGCCTGTCGGCACAACGCGAACTGCTACTATAGCGCCAGCATATGGTACGCTTGCTGCCGCTCCTGATCTGCTGGCAATTGGCGCACAGCCACACAGGAACTTCCCCCTGAGTTCAGAGAACAGGCAAAGGAGAAGGCCATACTGTTGCTTTTTACTTTGGAAGATAGAGATGCCAACAGCCTGAGGCTTCTGGAAATGTCGCTTTAAATACAACGTACTTTTACAGAAGTTTTGAGCAGGTATTTTGAGCAGCCGTTTTTACTTAGAGCATTTAAACTTTGAAAGAAGTTAACTGCTTTAGCGCGGCACAGGAATGCAGAACACCACAACACGGGGTGGGTTCAGCCGAGAATCGCGTCTTCTGGCAGAGCGCTTGCCCCTACACGGCGGGGCGTCTGCTCACGCAGCCACCTGACCGTTTCAAAATTGAAATGCTCAAGCCAAAAGAAGCGGCCCTTTTTATGAAGGAAGCGTACGCAGACGTACTCAACCGGCATAAAAAGGGCCGCATTATGTGATCGAGAGCTGTTCTGAAAGCAGCCCAGGGCTGTTTCTAGCGTGCTCCGCCCGGCTCTTTTATCTTGCCGGGCCGGCACATACGGCTCAGACGGCGCAAATATGCTTTACGCTTGTCCAGAAAGAAGGCCAAAGGACGCGAGAAATTGCGCCCCAGCAGACCGTCCACAAGAAGCTGGCTGATCTCGCGTTCACGCGTCAGCACAAGCTGCGATCTGGCCAGCACGTTACGGTCGGCTTCCGGCATGGCGCGCGCAATCTGCCGAAACGCGTCCTGTGCTCTGGGCTGGTAAAACCAGATGTACATGAGGTCAAGAGCATTGACGATGAATGCCCGCTCCAGCTCCTTGCCCTTGACTCCCCCGCTGCCCTGAAGCCCGCCGGGACGAGCCAGCTTGATAAGCGCGTCTTCGTGAGGGAACAGCAGCTCCAGCCGCGTGTAACAGTCAAAAAGGTTGTTGAGCTTGCTCTTGTAGTCCCAGCGGCGCATGCGCAGGTTCACCTGACTGTCGGCGTAACCTTCAATAATGGCAGCCACTGTGTCCGATGCCATTTTAGACACCACTGCCGCACTGGGCACCATATACAGCTCAGGATTGGCCACACCAAACGCGCCAAGGGCCAAGTATAGCAGATAGTTATACGAGGACGACACAGGAATGGCCAAGGCGCTTCGAAAGAGGTTGCCGATGGCGGCCTCTTTGGGAAAACCGCGAAAGACGTTATGCGCGCAAATATAAAATCCATTGATGATGCTCAGAACCGTAAAGACCATCCAGGGGCTTTGCGCCACTGTTATGCCCAGTGTTCTGTCCAAAAACCACACGCGAACTATTGCTTCCAGCAAAAGGACGGAAATGCCCGTGTACATGAGCGAGTCGCACAGGCGGCTTATACTGACCTGGTCCTTCCAGTGGAGCAAAGTATCCCGCGTGGCCCCCTTGGCAGCCAGAACCATCTGCATCACATTGCGTACGCCCGTGATGCCAAACCAGATAAAGGTGCCGCCCCAGGCGAGAACCCACCAGTCCTGCGTGTATAAAAATGAAAAGAAAGCCGGAACAAACCCCAGCAACACCTTGAGCCAATTGCAAAACGAGCTGTTCAGATAGGAGAAGCCGGGGCGGCACCTGCTTGCCTGCTGATCTTTGCCCAGCAGGTTATTGCCTGTTGCCGGGCCAAGCCCGCCAAGGTTAATGACGTTGCCCTGCCCGCAGACGCGGAAATCTTCGCTGGCAGTCTTCCAGGTCTTGCGGCGCTCCATGCCCAGATGACGGCAGCCGGGCGCCCACCGCAGGCAGGCGGCCAACCGCTGCCAGGCGGAGGGATTGCGCGGCTTGGCGTAGCTGTAAACTTCTTCCACCGGCGAACAGATGGGAATTTCAAACTGCTGCTGCCCCCTGCCTTTATGCGCCGAAAAACGGCCTCTGGGCAGGGTGTCTTTGATAACAAAACCCATGCCGTATGTGATGCGGCTGGCGGAGCTGGTGCCCAGACGTGAACCCAGAGGCTTGTGGCGATAGTGCTCCCACAGCTTCGGCACGTTATGCAGTATGTCTCGAAACTTGGCGGCTCTTTCTTCGTCCACAGTGCGCATGCGGCGCGCCATCTGGCGAATCATCTGCTTTACGCGGGGGCCAAGCCCTTCATTGAATGCTTGCTGCAATTCGCTGATGGGTTTGAGATTGGCCTGTTGACGCTCCATCCAGCTCTTCATGTTGAAGATTTCCAGATGGGTGATGTTGCCCTTGGCATCCCATAAAAGCTCTGCCACATCCTCAACGCTCAGGGCAGAGGTACAGAGCACAAGACGATAGCCCGGCGTAAGCTCGGCCAGTTCCCGCGTAAGCTCAAACGTGGAAAGCCGCATGAGGTGAGGCATTTCTTCCGAAGCAGGCGGGCATTCCAGATCTGGCAGTTCCGGGTGCAGGGCTGCGGAAAGCCATTCTTCAGCGATATGTTCCGGCCCCAGATGCTCAAGCACCTCCAGCTCGGCACGCGAAGTGGCGTCATCCTTTTCAGCAAGTCTGGCGGCACGCTGACGCAAGGCAGGCTGCACATGGCGGTGCAGCCCTTCAGCCAAATGCAGGCTGCTGGCCTGTCCCCTGCCTACAAAGCGCAAAAATTCGTCCGCCGACAGTTCGGGAATTTCAACTTCCCAGGCGGCTTCCATCTTGGGGCGCTGGTGCTCGTTCCACAGGGAAAGACAATGG
Coding sequences within it:
- the tnpA gene encoding IS200/IS605 family transposase translates to MGTKAQSLAHTKWLCKYHIVFTPKYRRKIIFAQLRDSIKEILQSLCKYKGVEILEGHLMPDHIHMLVSIPPKISVSSFMGYLKGKSSLMIFDKHANLKYKFGNRKFWAEGYYGSTVGLNEVTIKKYIQQQEKHDIMQDKLTSREYQDPFKG
- a CDS encoding iron-containing alcohol dehydrogenase; protein product: MSTELKSMHMGQITSFFIPNVTLVGEGCSKEIPLRLKNIGGSKPLIVTDQGIVKAGILKVITDILDAAKMKYAIFDQTVPNPTDKNVDAAFEKYKKEKCDSIITLGGGSSHDCGKGVGFLAGNGGKIHDYEGVDKSAKPFPPYVAVNTTAGTASEMTRFCIITDTSRKVKMAIVDWRCTPGVAIDDPVLMMGMPPALTAATGMDALTHAVEAYVSTAATPMTDACAEKAMEFINRYLRRAVANGQDKEAREGMCYAQYLAGMAFNNASLGHVHAMAHQLGGFYDLPHGECNAILLPHVCEYNRIATRRRFGRIARILGEITDGLSADEASKKAIAAINTLSTDVGIPEGLKALGKKYGKDVKETDIPTMTANAQKDACGLTNPRTMTDAAVAGIYKAAM